In a genomic window of Armatimonadota bacterium:
- a CDS encoding APC family permease codes for MLYWIRRLLIGNPIPSSRAIHERLSKFIALPVFGSDPISSVAYATEEILLALILIGPLLITHSNALIYIAVAIVTLMTIVATSYRQTIFSYPSGGGAYIVAKDNLGTTPGLFAGAALMIDYVLTVAVSVSSGVAAVLSFLPHYQHYHVELAVCVVIFIALANLRGVRESGALFALPTYVFVGSALTLVAMGVYRIFTDAGFAVPPPPAGSVPEPVHLGASGLLLGFLILRAFASGCAAMTGTEAVSNGIPAFRPPESKNAAATLVIMISLLATLFIGISFVAWKGHVIPMEQTAAGYQTVPSQIAAAVFGRNWFYYLFQVSTALILILAANTSFADFPRLGSIMARDRFLPRQLYNLGDKLVYSNGIVVLSLLAVTLIVVFRGVVNALIPLYAIGVFLSFTLSQSGMVRHFIRLRQRGWRRGVIISGVGAVATAIVCIVQAVTKASEGAWIVLILIPTLVYVFSRINKHYVALGNELRLTPEDSFVPIDNVVLVLTPSLHKGVLPALEYAKSLSAQVRAIHVETDPLDTELLVERWDKWSGGIPLIILESPYRSLVGPLMEYLDEVKEESGNQMVTVVLPEFVTGKWWHRILHNQSGLMLKFALLFKDGIVTSNIRYHLAGRMNGRRRAAARQTPSL; via the coding sequence ATGCTCTATTGGATCAGGCGACTGCTGATCGGGAATCCCATACCCTCCTCGAGAGCGATACATGAGAGGTTGTCGAAGTTCATCGCGCTGCCCGTCTTCGGATCGGACCCGATCTCATCGGTCGCCTACGCTACTGAGGAAATTCTGCTCGCACTGATCCTCATCGGCCCGCTGCTGATCACGCACTCCAACGCGCTAATCTATATCGCCGTCGCGATCGTTACCCTGATGACGATAGTGGCCACCTCGTATCGCCAGACGATCTTCTCGTATCCTTCCGGCGGCGGGGCATACATTGTGGCGAAGGACAATCTCGGCACGACTCCGGGCCTCTTTGCAGGAGCCGCCCTGATGATCGACTACGTCCTGACCGTGGCGGTAAGCGTATCGTCCGGTGTTGCGGCCGTTCTATCCTTTCTGCCCCACTACCAGCACTATCACGTCGAGCTTGCCGTCTGCGTGGTGATATTCATAGCCCTCGCGAACCTGCGCGGTGTTCGGGAGTCCGGAGCGCTGTTCGCCCTGCCGACTTACGTCTTCGTCGGGAGCGCGCTGACGCTCGTGGCGATGGGTGTGTACCGGATATTCACCGATGCCGGCTTTGCTGTCCCTCCTCCGCCTGCAGGCTCCGTGCCCGAACCGGTGCACCTCGGCGCGTCAGGTCTCCTGCTGGGTTTTCTTATCCTGAGGGCATTTGCCAGTGGCTGCGCGGCCATGACCGGGACGGAAGCGGTGAGCAATGGGATACCCGCGTTCCGCCCCCCGGAGTCCAAGAACGCTGCAGCGACTCTGGTGATCATGATATCACTGCTGGCGACACTGTTCATAGGGATCTCTTTCGTCGCGTGGAAAGGGCACGTGATTCCGATGGAGCAGACAGCAGCAGGGTACCAGACCGTGCCGTCGCAGATCGCGGCAGCGGTCTTTGGGAGGAACTGGTTCTACTATCTCTTCCAGGTCTCCACTGCTCTGATACTGATACTGGCCGCCAACACGAGTTTCGCCGACTTCCCGCGCCTCGGTTCCATCATGGCGCGTGACCGTTTCCTGCCTAGACAACTCTACAATCTCGGCGACAAACTCGTCTACTCAAACGGAATCGTCGTGCTGTCGCTCCTTGCGGTCACCCTGATCGTAGTGTTCCGGGGGGTAGTGAATGCCCTGATACCGTTGTACGCGATTGGTGTGTTTCTCTCGTTCACGCTGTCGCAGTCGGGAATGGTCAGGCATTTCATCCGCCTCAGACAGCGGGGGTGGCGTCGCGGCGTGATCATCAGCGGAGTGGGGGCCGTCGCGACCGCGATCGTCTGCATCGTGCAGGCGGTCACCAAGGCCTCGGAGGGGGCGTGGATCGTTCTCATTCTCATACCGACACTCGTATACGTGTTCTCGAGGATCAACAAGCACTACGTTGCTCTCGGCAACGAACTCCGACTTACCCCGGAGGACAGCTTTGTTCCGATCGACAACGTGGTACTCGTTCTGACTCCGTCGCTGCACAAGGGTGTACTGCCCGCACTGGAATACGCGAAGTCCCTGTCCGCACAGGTGCGTGCGATACACGTGGAGACCGATCCGCTCGATACCGAACTTCTTGTGGAACGCTGGGACAAGTGGAGTGGTGGAATCCCTCTTATCATCCTCGAATCTCCATACAGGTCGCTGGTCGGTCCGCTGATGGAGTACCTCGACGAAGTCAAGGAGGAGAGCGGCAACCAGATGGTCACTGTCGTACTCCCCGAGTTCGTGACCGGCAAGTGGTGGCACCGCATTCTCCACAACCAGTCCGGACTCATGCTCAAGTTCGCGCTCCTGTTCAAGGACGGTATCGTCACGTCGAATATCCGATACCATCTTGCCGGGCGGATGAACGGCAGGCGCCGTGCTGCTGCCCGCCAGACTCCATCCTTGTGA